In Trichomycterus rosablanca isolate fTriRos1 chromosome 20, fTriRos1.hap1, whole genome shotgun sequence, one DNA window encodes the following:
- the arfip2a gene encoding arfaptin-2a — protein MMNLEAGSRSSMTDSIMSKAATMEIPINSNGDTRTADDDSLEQDLQQLMVSGPNLNETSIVSGGYGGAAEGIIPTSSIKGPAILFNEEYFERRCGNVPKPDMHSKPRNIPPSHSAAARIACQPDHYPAPSMHQSLSNPSMTSEEAARGIAVEKFDSVKKWSISTYKCTKQMFSERFGRGSRTVDLELEAQIDVLRETKLKYEHTLTLAQALTTHFYNVVQTQQALGDTFADLSQKSPELQDEFGYNAETQRLLCKNGETLLGAINFFVSSINTLVNKTMEDTLMTIKMYENARLEYDAYRTDLEELSAGPRDAAAVVRIEFAQQEYQIHKDRYERLRSDVTIKLKFLDENKVKVMHKQLLLFHNAISAYFAGNQQQLEQTLRQFNVKLKRPGSERPSWLEEQ, from the exons ATGATGAATCTGGAAGCAGGATCCAG gtccagtatgACGGACAGCATCATGAGCAAAGCTGCCACTATGGAAATTCCCATCAACAGCAATGGAGACACAAGGACAGCGGATGATGACAGCCTTGAACAG GATCTGCAGCAGTTGATGGTTTCTGGGCCGAACCTGAATGAGACGAGCATTGTGTCTGGAGGATACGGAGGAGCTGCTGAAGGCATCATCCCTACCAGCTCCATCAAAG GACCAGCTATACTTTTCAACGAGGAGTATTTTGAAAGGAGATGTGGAAACGTCCCCAAGCCAG ACATGCACTCCAAACCTAGGAACATTCCACCCAGCCATTCAGCTGCTGCTCGGATAGCGTGCCAGCCAGATCACTACCCAG CTCCCAGCATGCACCAGAGCCTGAGCAATCCGAGTATGACCTCGGAGGAGGCTGCACGTGGAATCGCTGTGGAGAAGTTTGACAGTGTGAAGAAATGGAGCATCAGTACGTACAAG TGCACTAAGCAGATGTTCTCAGAGCGGTTTGGCCGTGGTTCTCGGACCGTGGATCTGGAACTGGAGGCTCAGATCGACGTGCTGCGTGAAACCAAGCTAAAGTACGAGCACACCCTGACACTGGCACAGGCGCTCACCACCCACTTCTACAACGTCGTGCAGACACAGCAGGCGCTGGGAGATACGTTCGCTGATTTGAGTCAGAAATCTCCAGAGCTGCAG GATGAATTTGGCTACAACGCAGAGACACAAAGGCTGCTCTGCAAGAATGGAGAGACGCTGCTGGGTGCAATTAACTTTTTTGTTTCAAGCATCAACACTCTAGTCAACAAAACCATGGAGGACACGCTAATGACCATCAAGATGTACGAGAACGCGAG GTTGGAGTACGATGCCTATAGGACAGATCTGGAGGAGCTCAGTGCTGGTCCTCGTGACGCTGCTGCTGTGGTGCGTATTGAGTTCGCCCAGCAGGAGTACCAGATCCACAAAGACAGATATGAACGGCTGCGCAGTGACGTCACCATCAAACTCAAATTCCTGGATGAGAATAAG GTGAAGGTGATGCACAAGCAGCTCCTCCTCTTCCATAACGCTATCTCGGCTTACTTTGCTGGCAACCAGCAGCAGCTGGAACAAACTCTCAGGCAATTTAACGTGAAGCTGAAGAGACCTGGATCAGAGCGGCCGTCATGGCTGGAGGAACAGTAA